In Candidatus Thermoplasmatota archaeon, the sequence CGATATAATGCATGTTCATCACGCTTTTTCCCGATTACCATTGGCCGGCCTTTCCCTTGCCTCTAAACAGAATATACCTTCAGTGCTTACTACACATACGGTTTCGTTTTTCCCAGACTATGAATTTTTTTGGAATTTCATAAGTTATGGGTATCCGAGATATAGGCTAACAATCTCCAAGGCAGACAAAATTATTGCCGTGAGTGAAGCAGCAAAAAAGTTTATGTCCTATTTCACCCAGAAAGATATTGTAGTAATTCCAAACGGGGTTTCCATAAAAAAATTTAACCTTATGGATAAAGATATCGCAAGAAAAAAAACAGGGTTAAATGGTGATCCAATAATTCTCTATGTTGGCAGGCTCGTTCCAAAAAAGGGAGTGGATGTTTTAATCCTTTCTATGAGAGAAGTAATAAAAAATTATCCACATGCTCTTCTCGTTATTTCTGGAACTGGAAAAATGTTGCCGCTTTTGAAAACACTTGTCCGTATTGCCGGGCTGGATAAAAATGTACTATTTTTGGGATTTGTGGAAGATCCTCTCTTACCTTACTTCTATAATTCTGCGGATGTTTTTGTTCTCCCTTCCATTACAGCGGAATCGTTTGGAATAGTGCTGCTGGAAGCGATGGCATCAGGCGTTCCTGTAATTTCCACTAAAGTTGGCGGAATTGCAGAAGTGCTTGAGGATGGAAAATACGGGATTCTTGTAGAGCCAAACAGTCCCGGGAAGTTGGCAAAAGGCATTATTGAACTTTTGGATGATAAAAATTTGAGAAGAAATATGGCAAAAAAAGGCAGAAAGAAGGTAGAAAGGGATTACTCATGGAACAACATAGGAAAAAAAATCATCGAAGTTTACAAGGGGATTGAGAAAAAATGAAATCAATTCCATATATGCATCCAATGATATACAATCTTTATTTGTTGGCATTGCATAGGAGAAATCTTGGGGAGAGGTATAAACTTATATCCGGAGAAATTGGGTACAACAAGATAATATTTGAACTGGGATGTGGAACTGGGATTTTGACAGATTACTTGGATAAAAGTTGCAATTACATAGGCTGGGATTTGAACCGGACGTTCATACAATACTTAAAAAGAAAAGGACAGACAGCGGAGTTACATGACATTTTTGATTTTTCAAATTATCCAGAGAACGATGTATGTGTAATTGTGGACATCTTACACCACGTGGTGCCGAAAGAACATATCCTTATTAAAAATGCTTTGAAATTAACAAAAAAACTTATTGTCGTAGAACCTCATAAAGCATTTTGTTTCCCATTACCAGACCCCCTTAGGAAATATTACGATTCTATCCTGGGCGACAATGATGGTATCAACCCATACCGTGATAGGGTGAACTGGAACTATTCACCGGAGGAATTAAAAAAATATTTTTTGTCATCAGGCGCCCGTAAAGTTACAGAAGTAGGGAAGGACATTATGGCCGTGTTTTACTTTGGTAAAAACGATATTATGAAAGCAAATGGCAATTGAAATTTTGGGATAACAGCAGGTAACAACACAAGTCAAAATCGGCAAATTAGCATGTACCCTTAGTTGCAATTTTAGCTACATAGAAAGTGTTATAAAAGCTTTTGTATTATATTTTTGCATTCCATTGAAACCAAAATTATAAAGGCGAGTAATTATGGGTAAAATTAAAATTGCAATTGTAGGAGTCGGCAACTGCGCCAGTTCATTGATTCAGGGTATT encodes:
- a CDS encoding glycosyltransferase family 4 protein; the protein is MKVAFVVEWFNRDAGGVAYHVSELVNSFSKKGMDVIVITNKVEKPFYNVCAEVLEVNGITDPLFGTNISLAVTKKLKGFLNSDFDIMHVHHAFSRLPLAGLSLASKQNIPSVLTTHTVSFFPDYEFFWNFISYGYPRYRLTISKADKIIAVSEAAKKFMSYFTQKDIVVIPNGVSIKKFNLMDKDIARKKTGLNGDPIILYVGRLVPKKGVDVLILSMREVIKNYPHALLVISGTGKMLPLLKTLVRIAGLDKNVLFLGFVEDPLLPYFYNSADVFVLPSITAESFGIVLLEAMASGVPVISTKVGGIAEVLEDGKYGILVEPNSPGKLAKGIIELLDDKNLRRNMAKKGRKKVERDYSWNNIGKKIIEVYKGIEKK
- a CDS encoding class I SAM-dependent methyltransferase is translated as MKSIPYMHPMIYNLYLLALHRRNLGERYKLISGEIGYNKIIFELGCGTGILTDYLDKSCNYIGWDLNRTFIQYLKRKGQTAELHDIFDFSNYPENDVCVIVDILHHVVPKEHILIKNALKLTKKLIVVEPHKAFCFPLPDPLRKYYDSILGDNDGINPYRDRVNWNYSPEELKKYFLSSGARKVTEVGKDIMAVFYFGKNDIMKANGN